From a single Paenibacillus sp. FSL R5-0345 genomic region:
- a CDS encoding MBL fold metallo-hydrolase encodes MKYGRIIQKPRVKFFEVADGVFAGISPYRGISWANAGFINKGEGLVYDTFFDLFHAREMREAFMEVSNGRSPAYVVNSHYNSDHAWGNKVFEDACIIMHKEASRERLNENITWMDSVIRRGKDSTESTPGERFFAAEFEGFDLEGVEWVLPNIEIKDDINIRLDDTEVMIYNVAPAHSDSDLLLWMPKEKVLFAGDVVFNGCTAYSEEGTLNWVKVLDRIIDEIKPEIVVPGHGAICGLEFVKEQRDYLLNLISEFNKHYNDEIDSLSLTKQIDISRFLHWIQPERLYVTVDILLKSKRGLPPLPVWNEVPAKLEDMKDFLAVKYSNQIKPWDPMRVWQE; translated from the coding sequence ATGAAGTATGGACGTATTATCCAAAAACCTCGCGTTAAATTTTTTGAAGTCGCAGATGGCGTATTTGCTGGTATTTCGCCGTATCGCGGGATCAGTTGGGCCAATGCCGGGTTCATCAACAAGGGTGAAGGGCTGGTGTATGACACGTTCTTCGATTTGTTCCATGCCCGGGAAATGAGAGAGGCTTTTATGGAAGTAAGCAACGGCCGCTCTCCCGCATATGTGGTGAACTCGCACTATAACAGCGACCATGCCTGGGGAAACAAAGTGTTTGAAGATGCTTGCATTATTATGCACAAGGAAGCCTCCAGAGAGCGTCTCAATGAAAATATCACCTGGATGGACAGCGTCATCAGAAGAGGAAAGGATTCTACAGAATCGACTCCAGGCGAGCGGTTTTTTGCAGCGGAATTTGAAGGATTTGACCTGGAAGGCGTAGAATGGGTGCTCCCGAATATTGAGATAAAGGACGATATCAACATCCGTCTTGACGATACGGAAGTTATGATTTACAACGTAGCTCCAGCCCACTCTGACAGTGACTTGCTGTTATGGATGCCAAAAGAAAAAGTGCTGTTCGCTGGCGATGTCGTGTTTAACGGTTGTACGGCATACAGCGAAGAGGGAACCCTCAATTGGGTTAAAGTGCTTGATCGCATTATTGATGAAATTAAACCCGAAATCGTTGTTCCAGGACATGGCGCCATTTGTGGCCTAGAATTCGTGAAGGAGCAGAGAGACTACCTCCTGAACCTGATCAGCGAGTTCAACAAGCATTACAATGACGAAATTGATTCCTTGTCCCTGACCAAGCAAATTGATATTTCCCGCTTCCTTCATTGGATTCAGCCAGAACGCTTGTATGTTACAGTGGATATCCTATTGAAAAGTAAACGTGGGTTACCACCCCTTCCAGTTTGGAACGAGGTGCCTGCTAAGCTGGAAGACATGAAAGATTTTTTGGCTGTGAAATATAGCAATCAGATCAAGCCATGGGACCCTATGAGAGTTTGGCAAGAATAG
- a CDS encoding TetR/AcrR family transcriptional regulator gives MQTSDRIIEAATRLIKKNGYRGVSTKAIATEAKVNESTIFRQFGSKQGILEAIIERHSDIPQFEKLLKEDTTDNPEVDLLNISQQYRLFFHKNADIILIGIRDKGMLPELDRVLADPPAKLHSLLVEYFERLQKKKVIAKQDERLVAMSFLSMCYGFQMSELIHRQYQSQFVTEEEFYNHSVSLFVKGISAQP, from the coding sequence ATGCAAACTTCAGACAGAATCATTGAAGCCGCGACACGGCTCATCAAAAAGAATGGCTATCGGGGAGTTAGCACCAAAGCCATTGCAACGGAAGCTAAAGTCAATGAATCTACGATTTTCCGGCAATTTGGAAGTAAGCAAGGCATATTGGAAGCCATCATTGAAAGACATTCGGATATTCCGCAATTTGAGAAGCTGTTAAAAGAGGACACGACCGATAATCCGGAAGTCGATCTGTTGAATATAAGTCAGCAGTACCGTTTGTTTTTTCATAAAAATGCGGACATCATTTTGATTGGCATCCGCGACAAAGGAATGCTTCCCGAATTAGACAGAGTTCTCGCCGATCCGCCGGCGAAGCTTCACTCCTTGCTGGTTGAATATTTTGAACGCTTGCAGAAGAAAAAAGTTATCGCCAAACAGGATGAGCGTCTTGTCGCAATGTCTTTTCTCTCGATGTGCTACGGATTTCAGATGAGCGAGCTGATTCACCGGCAATATCAATCCCAATTTGTCACCGAGGAAGAGTTCTACAACCATAGTGTCTCATTGTTTGTTAAAGGAATTTCAGCTCAGCCATAA
- the cydC gene encoding thiol reductant ABC exporter subunit CydC gives MNELAVLTKAMIQERKDIILSILCGFIAGIAGVALFSASGYVISQTVFAPPLYTLIVLTSMVKLLGLLRAASRYGERLYSHRATFSMLSRLRTSFFAKLIPLTPGILNKNRSGDLLARIVGDVESLQNYFLRVAYPPIMVVMVFLATVLFTSTFSIWIAVLFVLGMLITAFVVPGIVLLGQRRVHGRVREQRAQLSTEVTEVLYGFRDLKVYGQLAQREEQLQHASAVLATEQQRAAGQLLRGQSMHTFVTFLVSWGVLTLGAYLIMEGALAGVFLAMLVMASQTVFEEATAMAILPAYKEDSEHAAKRLTETVQAIDEQSSQPSGILSVNDAVRIELSGVTFQYEEEWRPALSDMSLHILPGSKTAIVGPSGSGKSTIIELLLKLRTPTTGDIRLNDISVKELDEASIWKTANVVFQQSHFFRGTIRDNLLLNGEEHADEQLLDVLAKMQLPDTSLTDRVYEKGENLSDGEKQRLALARAMLRKGRLWLLDEPTSSLDYVTEQHVFKHLYAQAADDTLLLICHRLTGLEEMDRIVVMDQGRVVETGSYSELMRQKGYFYEMKKIEQQMIGEVGV, from the coding sequence ATGAATGAGCTGGCTGTTCTGACAAAAGCGATGATTCAGGAGCGCAAGGATATCATTCTTTCTATTTTGTGTGGATTTATTGCCGGCATAGCCGGTGTGGCACTCTTTTCCGCGAGCGGGTATGTAATTTCACAAACGGTATTTGCGCCACCGCTTTATACTTTGATTGTACTAACCTCAATGGTCAAACTGCTGGGTCTGCTTCGGGCGGCGAGCCGTTATGGAGAACGCTTGTATTCTCACCGGGCGACATTTTCCATGCTTAGCCGTTTACGCACTTCCTTTTTTGCCAAGCTTATTCCTTTAACGCCTGGTATTTTGAACAAGAATCGAAGCGGGGATCTGCTTGCGCGGATCGTTGGGGATGTGGAAAGTTTGCAAAACTATTTTTTGCGAGTTGCTTATCCTCCGATCATGGTCGTCATGGTATTTTTGGCTACGGTGCTGTTTACTTCTACCTTTTCGATCTGGATTGCCGTTTTGTTTGTACTAGGTATGCTGATAACGGCATTCGTTGTACCAGGAATTGTGTTACTCGGGCAGCGGAGAGTACATGGACGCGTTCGTGAGCAGAGGGCGCAGCTGTCCACGGAAGTTACCGAAGTGTTGTACGGTTTCCGAGATTTGAAAGTATACGGGCAATTGGCACAGCGGGAGGAGCAGCTTCAGCATGCTTCCGCTGTATTGGCAACTGAACAGCAACGAGCAGCCGGGCAATTACTGCGCGGGCAATCGATGCACACTTTTGTTACGTTTCTCGTTTCCTGGGGAGTGCTGACGCTCGGTGCCTATTTGATTATGGAAGGAGCGCTTGCAGGCGTATTTCTTGCCATGTTGGTCATGGCATCACAAACTGTATTTGAAGAAGCGACGGCTATGGCCATATTACCCGCCTATAAAGAGGATAGCGAACATGCAGCCAAACGACTGACCGAAACGGTACAGGCCATAGATGAGCAGTCTTCGCAGCCAAGCGGCATTTTGTCTGTTAATGATGCTGTTAGGATAGAATTATCCGGGGTTACGTTTCAATATGAAGAGGAATGGAGACCGGCACTTAGCGATATGTCTCTGCACATTTTACCTGGCTCCAAAACTGCAATTGTCGGGCCGAGTGGGTCAGGAAAATCAACAATTATCGAATTGCTGCTCAAACTGCGAACACCAACGACTGGAGACATACGTTTAAACGATATTTCGGTAAAAGAACTGGATGAGGCGAGCATTTGGAAAACGGCTAATGTGGTGTTTCAGCAAAGTCATTTCTTCCGGGGAACGATCCGGGACAACCTACTGCTAAATGGAGAAGAACATGCTGACGAACAATTGTTAGACGTGCTGGCTAAAATGCAGCTGCCTGATACATCTTTGACCGATAGGGTATATGAAAAAGGGGAGAATCTGTCAGACGGCGAGAAGCAGCGACTGGCTCTGGCGCGAGCGATGCTCCGCAAAGGACGGTTATGGCTTCTGGACGAACCAACTTCATCGCTTGATTATGTGACTGAGCAACATGTTTTTAAGCATCTCTACGCACAGGCGGCTGATGATACGCTTCTCTTGATTTGTCATCGGCTTACCGGCTTGGAGGAGATGGACCGGATTGTGGTCATGGACCAAGGCAGGGTAGTCGAAACGGGTTCCTATTCGGAGTTGATGAGACAAAAAGGTTATTTTTATGAGATGAAAAAAATTGAACAGCAAATGATCGGAGAAGTTGGAGTGTAA
- a CDS encoding DUF1036 domain-containing protein, producing MGLSFRNNTSLTVYVAFAYYSSASCNQGSIPLIPWPSWYEAVGWYTINPGQTVEVLSGAVNNREIYYYAESTDRSLVWSGVNYLTLPQNAFKLCGGAGYCDAPLCRRLGLRKISIGNFRNYTVNIVSSNIQSQSKFLNVNTAVPGKKKNVGRSTSPIKGLRVVGPAAGRKSISKR from the coding sequence ATGGGACTTAGTTTTCGTAACAATACGAGTTTAACCGTATATGTTGCCTTCGCATATTACTCCTCTGCAAGCTGTAATCAGGGCTCTATCCCCTTAATACCTTGGCCCAGCTGGTATGAAGCGGTAGGTTGGTACACAATAAATCCAGGTCAAACGGTAGAGGTATTGAGTGGGGCAGTCAACAATCGAGAGATATATTACTATGCTGAATCTACAGATAGGAGTCTTGTATGGTCAGGTGTTAACTATCTTACTCTACCGCAAAATGCTTTCAAACTTTGTGGTGGCGCTGGTTACTGTGATGCTCCGCTTTGTAGAAGGCTAGGATTGAGAAAAATTAGTATTGGTAACTTCAGAAATTATACAGTTAATATTGTTTCTAGTAATATTCAAAGTCAATCTAAGTTTTTAAATGTCAACACGGCAGTTCCTGGTAAAAAGAAGAATGTTGGCCGGAGTACCTCTCCTATTAAAGGTCTTCGAGTTGTAGGGCCTGCTGCTGGCAGAAAATCTATCTCGAAACGTTAG
- a CDS encoding extracellular solute-binding protein, whose translation MQRKAITFAILAAMVGVGTVLSGCGDKKEVASSATGNSQGQSSPFETKLKISMFNQGTFNAAAPIPPREEDIQRQLLEKAVNIDLEMMIPQSGQATTKLNTLIAGGDIPDLIFLKSRADLAQYYDQGVLADLTPYLDQFPELQKRFSNDSWEAMSYQGKTIGVPGYDNVNGISRSFFIRNDWLKNLNMEVPTTPDELFEVMKAFTEKDPDGNGKNDTYGFIGGMNKEGNLQTYGFDSLMWMFGVNPPSAIDVKDNEPVFLYTDPKMKEALAYINKMMEAKIVDPDWVTMNTPDLLDQKLFKGKVGFMIRDARRLEPDYQQKMKEISGEVPEWIVIPPMIGPYGDQIVERKSFQGNSWAISKKADKDKIIRILSMLNYLFTDKEAYPNFAYGIKGIHWDLVDGKIKNKTSEISKEMKEKYLWVDHYRMPRRGDDAEYFSFQNPKTAEAFENNQKYVAPTLPGNLLTEDPNDTLAADRQRFINESLVKFMTGKDPLSNWENFLNTLDTKFDMQKYKDTVIKQFKEAGLIK comes from the coding sequence ATGCAACGTAAAGCGATTACATTTGCTATTCTGGCAGCAATGGTCGGTGTGGGAACGGTATTGTCAGGATGTGGGGACAAAAAAGAGGTTGCATCGTCAGCTACGGGTAATTCACAAGGCCAGTCTAGTCCTTTTGAAACCAAATTGAAAATTTCGATGTTTAACCAAGGCACTTTCAATGCTGCCGCTCCGATTCCTCCCCGTGAAGAAGATATCCAACGCCAATTGTTGGAGAAAGCAGTAAATATCGACTTGGAAATGATGATTCCTCAATCAGGTCAAGCAACGACTAAATTAAATACGCTCATAGCCGGAGGAGATATTCCAGATTTGATCTTCTTGAAGAGCCGGGCTGATCTTGCGCAATATTATGACCAAGGCGTTCTTGCGGATTTGACACCGTATCTGGATCAATTTCCTGAATTACAGAAACGTTTTAGCAACGACTCCTGGGAGGCGATGTCCTATCAAGGAAAAACCATTGGGGTTCCAGGTTATGATAATGTAAATGGTATCAGTCGAAGCTTCTTCATTCGCAATGACTGGCTGAAAAATCTGAATATGGAAGTGCCAACCACACCTGACGAGTTATTCGAAGTTATGAAAGCCTTTACAGAGAAAGACCCGGACGGTAATGGCAAAAACGATACTTACGGATTCATAGGCGGCATGAATAAAGAAGGCAATCTGCAAACCTACGGCTTCGATAGTTTGATGTGGATGTTTGGCGTCAATCCTCCATCAGCCATTGATGTGAAAGACAATGAACCGGTGTTCCTTTATACTGACCCAAAAATGAAAGAGGCTCTCGCTTATATCAATAAAATGATGGAAGCCAAAATTGTTGATCCAGACTGGGTGACAATGAATACTCCCGATTTGTTGGACCAAAAGTTATTTAAGGGTAAAGTTGGCTTCATGATAAGAGATGCACGCAGGCTGGAACCGGATTATCAGCAGAAAATGAAAGAAATCAGTGGAGAGGTGCCGGAATGGATCGTCATTCCTCCAATGATAGGTCCTTATGGTGATCAAATTGTTGAAAGAAAATCGTTCCAAGGCAATTCATGGGCGATATCCAAGAAAGCGGATAAGGACAAAATCATTCGGATCTTGTCCATGCTGAATTATCTCTTTACGGACAAAGAAGCATATCCGAATTTTGCATACGGAATTAAAGGAATTCATTGGGATTTAGTGGACGGCAAGATCAAGAATAAAACCTCCGAAATATCAAAGGAAATGAAAGAAAAGTACCTATGGGTTGACCATTATAGAATGCCGCGTCGTGGTGATGATGCTGAGTACTTCAGCTTCCAGAATCCTAAGACGGCAGAAGCTTTTGAGAATAATCAGAAATACGTGGCGCCTACTTTGCCCGGGAATTTATTGACTGAAGACCCGAACGATACATTGGCAGCTGACCGCCAACGTTTCATTAATGAAAGTTTGGTCAAATTTATGACAGGAAAAGATCCTCTTTCTAACTGGGAGAATTTCCTCAATACGTTGGATACCAAGTTTGACATGCAGAAATATAAGGACACAGTAATCAAACAATTTAAAGAAGCGGGCTTAATCAAGTAA
- a CDS encoding sensor histidine kinase, with protein sequence MRRRISLPLKLFFIVFAFVLSCIILISQLSYHYVQKEIRKTDIYYTNQILDKVDQYFTVNFSSFQTILFSVETSVKANIDNTEVIKKQLRELYELNSNYVSNIYLIKSDLSILGGSTPTRIFDEPLAEREPLFNAADKNRRTTFVSDPYKSKYSGWTVTMVRYLNSAPFPMAIAVDLDLNAIEETLFKINKKEQMDLALITASGKIIAGFSENKGPMNIQDHTFSIGETSAEQILDTTETSLQLHTKDGIPVSLLKKPTEKFNWTIISINDESRLKAALSRLETYYIGLLAAGLLLSLFISFFIAKYIRTPLYALKTKMKRVEQGLLTTTISINRNDEFGDLSRAFDRMLHQIVELIRGAELHNELERKLEIQVLQSQINPHFLYNTLGSISNVIRLGQIEKVDVVIESLISILEYGIADASEKVSLRQELQNVSDYIAIQNIRYNRNFHLIENIEADLIDFPVFRMLLQPLVENSIFHGYNGGGIEGPITIHAYKEGGIVIIEVVDQGEGIPTDKIKHILISEPSDVEVKRKRIGLNNIHDRIRLHYGEQFGLQIISIPKEITRVQALFPAGSFKGDA encoded by the coding sequence ATGCGAAGAAGAATCAGCTTGCCTTTAAAATTATTTTTTATCGTTTTTGCATTTGTATTAAGCTGCATAATCTTGATAAGTCAATTGTCTTATCACTATGTCCAAAAGGAAATAAGAAAAACTGACATTTATTACACTAACCAAATACTAGACAAGGTAGATCAGTATTTCACAGTTAATTTTTCCTCCTTTCAGACGATCTTGTTCTCGGTCGAAACATCGGTGAAAGCCAACATTGACAATACAGAAGTGATTAAAAAGCAATTAAGAGAGCTGTATGAACTCAATAGTAATTACGTCAGTAATATTTATTTGATCAAAAGCGATTTATCCATTCTAGGCGGGAGTACACCTACCCGAATATTCGATGAACCTTTAGCTGAAAGAGAACCTTTGTTTAATGCGGCTGACAAGAATAGAAGGACTACATTTGTCAGTGATCCTTACAAATCTAAATATTCCGGCTGGACAGTTACGATGGTTCGATATCTGAACAGTGCTCCGTTTCCTATGGCCATTGCTGTAGATTTGGATCTAAATGCCATTGAAGAAACCTTGTTCAAGATTAATAAAAAAGAACAAATGGATTTGGCTCTAATCACCGCATCGGGAAAAATCATTGCCGGATTTTCGGAAAATAAAGGACCCATGAATATTCAAGATCATACTTTTTCAATCGGTGAAACGTCAGCGGAACAAATTCTGGATACTACAGAAACAAGCCTTCAACTACATACCAAGGATGGTATTCCAGTCTCCCTTCTGAAAAAACCCACTGAGAAATTCAACTGGACCATCATCTCGATCAACGATGAATCACGCTTGAAAGCTGCTTTGTCCAGATTGGAAACCTATTATATCGGGCTTCTAGCTGCAGGTCTTCTCTTAAGTCTGTTCATTTCCTTTTTTATTGCTAAATATATAAGGACCCCTCTCTATGCGCTCAAAACAAAAATGAAGCGGGTGGAGCAAGGCCTCCTCACAACTACAATATCGATTAACCGAAACGATGAGTTTGGAGATCTCTCCCGAGCATTCGATCGTATGCTGCATCAAATTGTGGAACTGATACGGGGAGCAGAGCTACATAATGAACTTGAGCGGAAGCTTGAAATCCAAGTGCTTCAGTCTCAAATAAACCCTCATTTTCTGTATAATACGCTTGGTTCTATCAGCAATGTCATACGACTTGGACAAATAGAGAAAGTAGATGTGGTGATCGAGTCTCTCATTTCAATATTGGAATATGGGATAGCTGATGCTTCGGAGAAGGTATCACTACGTCAGGAATTGCAAAATGTATCGGACTATATCGCAATCCAGAACATCCGTTATAACAGGAACTTCCACTTGATTGAAAATATCGAAGCAGATTTAATAGATTTCCCAGTTTTTCGAATGCTGCTGCAGCCCCTTGTGGAGAATAGTATCTTCCATGGTTATAACGGAGGGGGGATCGAAGGCCCTATTACTATTCATGCGTACAAGGAGGGCGGCATCGTCATCATAGAAGTAGTGGATCAAGGCGAGGGAATTCCAACTGATAAAATAAAGCATATTTTGATATCAGAACCGAGTGATGTGGAAGTGAAAAGGAAAAGAATCGGGTTAAATAATATTCATGACCGAATCAGACTTCACTACGGTGAACAGTTCGGGCTCCAAATCATAAGCATACCTAAGGAAATAACCCGTGTTCAAGCCTTATTCCCAGCAGGCTCGTTTAAAGGAGATGCATGA
- a CDS encoding RNA polymerase sigma factor, whose amino-acid sequence MNDTELSQIIADVLDGDTERYEKIMEVYQKPIFLYCYHMLGNYAEAEENAQEVFLKTFRTLKKYTQYQMDFGAWVYKIAYHQCIDIIRKRKLVKYLPFFYQDEKENNEVDLHIEANYFDEFVHQAMEKLSAEERNLLILRCVEDKSYQEIGLILGKNSASLRKKYERASAKFRKYYAQVKGVGVYEYGQGSGFEKTV is encoded by the coding sequence TTGAATGATACGGAGTTAAGTCAGATCATTGCAGATGTGTTGGATGGGGACACAGAAAGATACGAGAAAATCATGGAGGTTTATCAAAAACCGATTTTTCTCTACTGTTATCATATGCTGGGCAATTATGCCGAAGCCGAGGAAAACGCACAGGAGGTATTTTTGAAGACATTCCGTACCTTGAAAAAATATACCCAATATCAGATGGATTTTGGCGCATGGGTATACAAGATTGCCTACCATCAATGTATCGACATCATCCGTAAGCGAAAGTTGGTGAAATATTTGCCTTTCTTTTACCAGGACGAGAAAGAAAATAATGAAGTCGATTTGCATATTGAAGCCAACTATTTTGATGAATTCGTACATCAAGCCATGGAAAAATTATCAGCTGAAGAGCGTAATTTGTTAATCTTACGTTGTGTCGAGGATAAAAGCTACCAGGAGATCGGATTGATTCTGGGCAAAAACAGTGCCAGCCTTCGTAAAAAATACGAACGTGCATCTGCAAAATTTCGAAAGTATTATGCTCAAGTGAAGGGAGTGGGAGTGTATGAATATGGACAGGGATCGGGATTTGAAAAAACTGTTTGA
- a CDS encoding ABC transporter permease codes for MQAKLAADAIPLTKKRNSWIRTIKKYKVMYALLFPALLYFAVFKYIPMAGIIIAFKNYNLTLGLWDSPWVGFRNFTDFMNGVYFWDIMRNTIIISLYKLLFGFSAPIILALLLNEVYTQWFKKIVQTITYLPHFLSWVIVYGMMVALLAPGDGLFNMILKETGVEPISFLTEPAWGRLLIILSEIWKDIGWGAILYLAALAGIDPSLYEAARIDGASKWRQLWHVTLPGIRGVMILMLILKLSHILDAGFDQIFMFANSFNQEKIDIIDTWVYREGLERLKIGLATAVGLFKAVIGFVLVLAANKLAKKFDGQIW; via the coding sequence ATGCAAGCTAAATTGGCAGCGGACGCCATTCCCCTCACCAAAAAGCGAAATTCATGGATAAGAACGATAAAAAAGTATAAAGTGATGTACGCTCTCTTGTTCCCGGCATTACTTTACTTTGCCGTTTTCAAATACATTCCTATGGCGGGAATCATTATTGCTTTTAAAAACTATAACCTAACATTGGGACTATGGGATAGTCCGTGGGTGGGATTTAGAAATTTTACAGATTTTATGAACGGCGTTTATTTCTGGGACATCATGAGAAATACGATAATCATATCGCTGTATAAGCTATTGTTCGGGTTCTCAGCTCCTATCATACTTGCTTTGCTGCTTAATGAAGTTTATACCCAATGGTTTAAGAAAATCGTACAAACGATCACTTATTTACCCCACTTTCTATCATGGGTCATTGTTTATGGAATGATGGTGGCATTATTAGCCCCAGGCGATGGTCTTTTTAACATGATTTTGAAGGAAACCGGAGTTGAACCAATCTCATTCCTAACGGAACCTGCCTGGGGCAGACTGCTGATCATCTTATCTGAAATATGGAAGGATATTGGATGGGGAGCAATATTGTACCTTGCAGCATTAGCAGGAATCGATCCAAGCTTATATGAAGCGGCTAGAATTGATGGCGCTTCCAAATGGAGACAGCTATGGCATGTAACACTTCCCGGCATTCGAGGCGTGATGATTTTGATGCTGATCCTTAAATTAAGCCATATTCTGGATGCAGGTTTTGACCAAATATTCATGTTTGCCAACAGCTTTAATCAGGAGAAGATCGACATTATCGACACATGGGTATACCGTGAAGGGCTCGAGCGACTTAAGATTGGCTTGGCTACTGCTGTGGGATTGTTTAAAGCGGTCATCGGATTTGTTTTAGTGTTGGCAGCGAATAAGCTCGCCAAAAAATTCGATGGGCAAATTTGGTGA
- a CDS encoding carbohydrate ABC transporter permease codes for MINLTIGEKVWQAVVYFILILLALLCLLPFLYVVAVSVTPESEVLRRGIVIIPESFTFLAYKEVFISHGIGQAYKITLFRTIVGTALNVFFTVIAAYPLSKKYLPGRSPFLLFIVFTMMFGGGLIPTYLLVRSLGLLNSPWVLIIPNLISAFNLVIIKGFFEQLPSEIEESARVDGASELQSLWRIILPLSLPVLSTISLFYAVGHWNSYFDAIVYINDSNLMPLQVILRNILLNVATQSADSLANTGAVSTFAIQMAAVVVTTVPILIVYPFMQKHFTKGVLLGSVKG; via the coding sequence ATGATTAATTTGACAATCGGAGAAAAGGTCTGGCAAGCAGTCGTTTATTTTATTCTTATTTTGCTAGCTCTACTTTGCTTACTACCCTTTCTATATGTGGTTGCTGTTTCAGTGACGCCAGAATCGGAAGTGTTAAGAAGAGGAATTGTTATTATACCAGAATCCTTTACCTTTCTTGCCTACAAAGAAGTATTCATTTCTCATGGTATCGGGCAAGCGTATAAAATTACATTGTTTCGAACGATAGTAGGCACTGCTCTCAATGTGTTCTTTACGGTAATAGCGGCATATCCGTTATCCAAAAAATATTTGCCGGGTCGAAGCCCATTTTTACTATTCATTGTCTTTACCATGATGTTTGGGGGAGGATTAATTCCGACTTATTTACTAGTCCGCTCACTGGGATTGCTAAACAGTCCGTGGGTATTGATTATTCCAAATCTCATTAGTGCATTTAATCTGGTGATCATTAAAGGCTTTTTCGAGCAATTGCCTTCTGAAATCGAGGAATCAGCGAGGGTAGACGGTGCAAGTGAGCTTCAGTCGTTATGGCGGATCATTTTACCCCTGTCCTTGCCCGTCCTTTCCACAATTTCCTTATTTTACGCAGTCGGGCATTGGAATAGTTATTTCGATGCTATTGTTTATATCAATGATTCCAACTTAATGCCGCTTCAAGTGATCTTGCGCAACATCCTGCTTAACGTCGCAACACAAAGTGCTGATTCGCTTGCCAATACCGGAGCTGTTAGTACGTTCGCTATACAAATGGCAGCAGTTGTCGTGACTACTGTTCCGATTTTGATTGTTTACCCATTTATGCAAAAGCATTTTACCAAAGGTGTACTCTTGGGATCGGTTAAAGGTTAA